Proteins co-encoded in one Carassius carassius chromosome 35, fCarCar2.1, whole genome shotgun sequence genomic window:
- the LOC132116357 gene encoding transmembrane protein 204-like codes for MAVRRLVVVAAAVALLSLVLNNVATFNSSWVLQELENGRRRSVGLWRACAHEDTHAHEHTACQRLSWGSELAGSQESRSTVKLQFDMMRACNLMATVALTVGQLIFLFGLLEITNITQDSQWWEEAIAALFQLASFVLVIGLVTFYRIGPNTYLSYDCYINIAACLFATLAAAMLIWNILHRRDDSMSPSVIVISRSLTTPFRPRLDNDYVESPC; via the exons ATGGCCGTgcgcaggctggtggtggtggcgGCGGCAGTGGCCCTGCTTTCTCTGGTGCTCAACAACGTGGCGACGTTCAACTCCAGCTGGGTGCTGCAGGAGCTAGAGAACGGACGGCGGCGGAGCGTGGGGCTCTGGAGAGCGTGTGCACATGAGGACACACACGCTCATGAACACACAGCCTGCCAGAGACTCAGCTGGGGATCGGAGCTCGCGGGGTCTCAGGAGTCACGCAGCACCGTCAAAC TTCAGTTTGACATGATGCGGGCATGTAACCTGATGGCTACGGTGGCTCTGACAGTGGGTCAGCTAATCTTCCTGTTTGGGTTACTGGAGATAACCAACATTACCCAGGATTCTCAGTGGTGGGAGGAAGCCATCGCTGCCTTGTTCCAGTTAGCCA gtttTGTGCTGGTGATCGGTCTGGTGACATTCTACAGGATTGGCCCCAATACTTACCTGTCCTACGACTGCTACATTAACATCGCTGCCTGCTTGTTTGCCACACTAGCGGCCGCCATGCTAATCTGGAATATTCTGCATCGGCGTGATGACTCCATGTCTCCGTCGGTCATCGTCATCAGCCGATCTCTGACCACACCCTTCAGGCCACGTCTAGACAATGACTACGTAGAGTCAccatgctga